The nucleotide sequence GCTGCTCGACTCGATGGATCTCGAGCGCGAGCGGGGGATCACGATCAAGGCGCAGGCGGTGCGGGTCGCGTGGAAGGGCCACCAGCTCAACCTCATCGACACGCCTGGTCACGTGGACTTCACCTACGAGGTGTCGCGCTCGCTGCAGGCGTGCGAGGGCGCCGTGCTCGTCGTCGACGCCGCGCAGGGGATCGAGGCGCAGACGCTCGCAAACGCCTACCTCGCGATCGAGAACGAGCTCGAGATCGTCCCCGTCGTCAACAAGATCGACCTGCCCTCGGCCGACCCGGACGGCGCCGCGGTCGAGGTCGCGAACCTGCTCGGCGGCGACCCGGACGACGTCGTGCGCATCTCGGCCAAGACCGGCGTCAACGTCGACCAGGTGCTCGACGCGATCGTCGAGCGCATACCGCCGCCGGCCGGTGATCGCGACGCGCCGCCGCGGGCGCTCATCTTCGACTCGTCGTACGACCAGTACCGCGGTGTGATCGCGTTCGTTCGCGTCGTCGACGGCCGCTTCGAGACCGGAGCGGCGCTGCGCGCGATGGCGCTCGGCACCGAGTTCGACGCCGAGGAGCTCGGCTTCATGTCGCCGTCTCGCGTGCCGGTGCAGGCGCTCGAGGCGGGCGAGGTCGGCTACGTCATCACCGGCCTCAAGGACGTCTCGGCGCTGCGCGTCGGCGACACGCTGACGACGCGCAAGGGCGTGGCGGCGAACGAGCCCGTGCCCGGCTACAAGGATGTCAAGCCGATGGTGTTCGCCGGCCTCTTCCCGACCGACTCCGACGACTACCCGGAGCTGCGCGACGCGCTGGAGCGGCTCAAGCTCAACGACGCCGCCCTGTTCTACGAGCCGGAGACGTCGCAGGCGCTCGGCTTCGGCTTCCGCTGCGGCTTCCTCGGCCTGCTGCACATGGAGATCGTGCGCGAGCGGCTCGAGCGCGAGTTCGATCTCGACCTGCTCGTGACCGCGCCCAACGTCGCCTACCGGGTCGAGCGGCGCAACGGCGAGACGGTCGAGGTGCACAACCCCGCCGACATGCCGCGCGAGCTCGAGCGCGTCGAGGAGCCGTACATCAAGGCGTCGGTGATCGTGCCGAAGGACCACGTGGGCGCCGTCATGGAGCTCTGCAACGAGCGCCGCGGCCGCTTCGACCACATGGAGTACCTGTCCGAGGAGCGCGTGCTGCTCGCCTACGAGCTGCCGCTCGGCGAGATCGTGCTCGACTTCTACGACCAGCTGAAGTCGCGCACGCGCGGCTATGCGAGCTTCGACTACGACATGGCGGGCTTCCGCGAAGGCAACCTCAGCCGCGTCGACATCCTCGTCGGCGGCGAGCAGGTCGACGCGCTCTCGCTCATCACCCACCGCGACTTCGCCTACGAGCGCGGCCGCCTGCTCGTCGAGCGGCTCAAGGAGGAGATCC is from Gaiella occulta and encodes:
- the lepA gene encoding translation elongation factor 4 — protein: MDQSRIRNFSIIAHIDHGKSTLADRILQLTDTVADRDMREQLLDSMDLERERGITIKAQAVRVAWKGHQLNLIDTPGHVDFTYEVSRSLQACEGAVLVVDAAQGIEAQTLANAYLAIENELEIVPVVNKIDLPSADPDGAAVEVANLLGGDPDDVVRISAKTGVNVDQVLDAIVERIPPPAGDRDAPPRALIFDSSYDQYRGVIAFVRVVDGRFETGAALRAMALGTEFDAEELGFMSPSRVPVQALEAGEVGYVITGLKDVSALRVGDTLTTRKGVAANEPVPGYKDVKPMVFAGLFPTDSDDYPELRDALERLKLNDAALFYEPETSQALGFGFRCGFLGLLHMEIVRERLEREFDLDLLVTAPNVAYRVERRNGETVEVHNPADMPRELERVEEPYIKASVIVPKDHVGAVMELCNERRGRFDHMEYLSEERVLLAYELPLGEIVLDFYDQLKSRTRGYASFDYDMAGFREGNLSRVDILVGGEQVDALSLITHRDFAYERGRLLVERLKEEIPRQMFDVPIQAAIGARVIARETVKARRKDVLAKCYGGDISRKRKLLEKQKKGKKRMKQVGGVEVPQEAFLAVLNLDGDRKK